The genomic window GTCCGCGGCGGTGAAGCCCAGGTCCTTGGTCAAGCCGTGCCGCAGGTTGTCGCCGTCCAGGGTGTAGCTGTGCCGTCCCATGGCGTGCAGGCGCCGCTCCACGGCGTTGGCCGTCGCCGACTTGCCCGCGCCCGACAACCCGGTGAGCCATAGCACGCACGCCTTCTGGTTCTTCTGGGCAGCGCGCGCCGGTTTGTCGATGGCGAGCTGGTGCGGGGTCAGGTTGGAGCCGCGCCACAGGCCGAAGTCGATCATGCCGGCGCCCACGGTGTCGTGGCTGTAGCGGTCGATGAGGATGAAGCCGCCGGTCTCGCGGCACTCCTTGTAGGGATCGAAGGCGATCCGCCGGTCGAGGCCGAGGTTGCAGTAGGCGATGTCGTTGAGGTCCAGGGTCCTGGCGGCCGTATGCTCGAGGCTGTGGACGTTCAGCCTGTGCTTGATGGCGGTGATCTGGGCCCCCACCACGCGCGTACCGATCTTCAGCAGGTAGGGGCGCTCGGGCAGCATCGGGTTCTCGTGCATCCACACGATGTGGCACGCGAACTGATCGTTGAGGCTCGGCGCTTCGGCGGCCGCGGCGAGGATGTCGCCGCGGCTCACGTCGACTTCGTCGGCGAGGGTGAGGGTCACGGCCTGGCCGGCTCCGGCGCTCTCGAGGTCGCCGTCCGGGCCCACGATGCGTTGGACCGTGGAGGATTTGTTCGAGGGGCATGCCAGCACGGCATCGCCCGGGCGCACGAGCCCGGAGGCGATGGTGCCCGCGAACCCGCGGAACTCCGTGTCGGGACGGTTCACCCACTGCACCGGCATGCGGAAGGGGGCACCCACGCGCACCGCGGAAACGTCGGCCTCCTCCAGCGCCTGGAGCAGCGTCGGGCCGTCGTACCAGTCCATGGCGGCCGACGGCTCGGTGACGTTGTCGCCCGTGAGGGCCGACACCGGAATGCAGAGGAGATCAGCGACGTCGAGCCGCCGGGCGAAGTCGCCGTAGGCCGAGACGATGCCGTCGTATACTTCCCGGGACCAGTCCACGAGGTCCATCTTGTTGATGGCCACGATGACGTGCCGGATTCCCAGGAGCGCGACGATGGTGGTGTGCCGGCAGGTCTGGGGCAGAACCCCCTTGCGGGCGTCGATGAGCACCACCGCCAGGTCGGCGTTGGAGGCACCGGTGGCCATGTTGGGCGTGTACTGCTCGTGCCCCGGAGTGTCGGCCACGATGAACGCGCGCCGGCCGGTGGAGAACATGCGGTAGGCGACGTCGATGGTGATGCCCTGTTCGCGTTCCGCCTGAAGGCCGTCCACCAGCAGCGCGAGATCGAGGTCGTCTCCCTGGGTGCCGTGGCGCTTGCTGTCGGCCTCCAGCCGCGCAAGCTGGTCCTGGAAGACCAGCCGGGATTCGTAGAGCAACCGCCCGATCAACGTCGACTTGCCGTCGTCGACGCTGCCGCAGGTGATGAAGCGCAGGGTGTCCCGGTCGTCGGACATCAGAAGTAACCCTCTTGCTTCTTGCGCTCCATGGAGCCTTCGCCGTCGTGGTCGATGACGCGTCCCTGGCGCTCGGAATATGTGGCGGAGAGCAACTCCCGGATAATCGCCGGCACGGTGTCGGCACCGGATTCGACGGCGCCCGACAGTGGGTAGCACCCGAGCGTGCGGAAACGCACCCGTTTCACTTCCGGCTCCTCGCCGGGCTCGAGCTTCATGCGCTCGTCCGCCACCATGATCAGCGTACCCGAGCGCCGCACCACGGGGCGCGGGGCCGCGAAATAGAGCGGCACCACCGGGATGTCCTCCCGCTCGATGTAGTGCCACACGTCCAGCTCGGTCCAGTTGGAGAGCGGGAACACGCGCATGGACTCGCCGTCACGGACATGGGTGTTGTAGAGGCGCCAGAGCTCGGGACGCTGGTTCTTGGGATCCCAGCGGTGGGACCGGGAGCGCAGCGAGAAGACCCGCTCCTTGGCACGGGACATCTCCTCGTTCCGGCGCGCGCCGGCCAGCGCCGCGTCGAAGCCGTGCCTGTCGAGCGCCTGTTTGAGCGCCTGGGTCTTCATCACGTCGGTGTGGAGCGCCGACCCGCTGGTGAAAGGGTTGATGCCCCGTGCGAGCCCTTCCTGGTTGATGTGGACAATGAGTTCCATCCCGGTTTCGCGCGCCGTGCGTTCGCGGAACGCGTACATCTCCGGGAACTTCCAGGTGGTGTCGACGTGCAGCAGGGGGAAGGGCGGCGGCGCCGGATGGAAG from Deltaproteobacteria bacterium includes these protein-coding regions:
- the cysD gene encoding sulfate adenylyltransferase subunit CysD, which gives rise to MSDPRGLDHLDALEAESIHIMREVAAGFSRPVMLYSIGKDSSVLVRLARKAFHPAPPPFPLLHVDTTWKFPEMYAFRERTARETGMELIVHINQEGLARGINPFTSGSALHTDVMKTQALKQALDRHGFDAALAGARRNEEMSRAKERVFSLRSRSHRWDPKNQRPELWRLYNTHVRDGESMRVFPLSNWTELDVWHYIEREDIPVVPLYFAAPRPVVRRSGTLIMVADERMKLEPGEEPEVKRVRFRTLGCYPLSGAVESGADTVPAIIRELLSATYSERQGRVIDHDGEGSMERKKQEGYF
- the cysN gene encoding sulfate adenylyltransferase subunit CysN; amino-acid sequence: MSDDRDTLRFITCGSVDDGKSTLIGRLLYESRLVFQDQLARLEADSKRHGTQGDDLDLALLVDGLQAEREQGITIDVAYRMFSTGRRAFIVADTPGHEQYTPNMATGASNADLAVVLIDARKGVLPQTCRHTTIVALLGIRHVIVAINKMDLVDWSREVYDGIVSAYGDFARRLDVADLLCIPVSALTGDNVTEPSAAMDWYDGPTLLQALEEADVSAVRVGAPFRMPVQWVNRPDTEFRGFAGTIASGLVRPGDAVLACPSNKSSTVQRIVGPDGDLESAGAGQAVTLTLADEVDVSRGDILAAAAEAPSLNDQFACHIVWMHENPMLPERPYLLKIGTRVVGAQITAIKHRLNVHSLEHTAARTLDLNDIAYCNLGLDRRIAFDPYKECRETGGFILIDRYSHDTVGAGMIDFGLWRGSNLTPHQLAIDKPARAAQKNQKACVLWLTGLSGAGKSATANAVERRLHAMGRHSYTLDGDNLRHGLTKDLGFTAADRVENVRRIAEVARLFVDAGLMVLVSVISPFRDERRMAREMMEEGEFIEIFVDCPIEVCEQRDPKGLYRKARAGQIRNFTGVDSAYEPPENPEIVLKTAEKNVDEIADEVIDYLTRALDS